A region of Lichenibacterium dinghuense DNA encodes the following proteins:
- the mdoH gene encoding glucans biosynthesis glucosyltransferase MdoH has protein sequence MVDAALHSAADAHLSLRRARGRRLLLVLPSLALAILALALSVGVLLSAPHGALDWALLVPFALVMAWEGLMVWQLVLGFASWLRGREALTPLERRAGTVEPVATGLSRTALVVPICDEDPEAVFAYVEIARRSIARTGRVDDVDIHVLSDTRRPAVAADEHRLWAAMPAAPELPAVFYRHRATNTGRKAGNVMEMFDRTGDAYDFAVVLDADSLMSGAAIRRLIRLMEENPRVGIVQTVSYATGHETLFARIQQFAVRLYAPLALRGLDFWQGAESSYWGHNAILRVAPFRAHCRLPVLPGVPPFGGEILCHDVVEAALMARAGWDTRLLPEFDGTWEEMPTNTVDLMGRERRWCQGNLQHARILGLPGLKSASRGHILLGIGGYLTAPLWWLFVLGGAARVLLGPWLGAKGGLGLLAYGATERGPAAAGLLALAAVLILVPRVLNLVRAFGDARLRAEFGGTGRLAAGAALEQGIWLLLGPLLSLVNAGFVLWTVLGRVVPWVAQSRADRHVTLAEAWRCHSTQVMVGVALAVSAWAAGGWYALWLAPSYVGLIVSPVLTSALSRVDLGRLSHRAGLFVTVDDTAPAPEILELRAASGA, from the coding sequence TTGGTCGACGCTGCCCTCCACTCCGCCGCCGACGCCCACCTGTCTCTCCGCCGCGCCCGCGGCCGCCGCCTCCTCCTCGTCCTGCCCAGCCTCGCCCTGGCGATTTTGGCGCTCGCCCTGTCGGTCGGCGTGCTCCTGTCGGCGCCGCACGGCGCGCTCGATTGGGCGTTGCTCGTCCCCTTCGCGCTGGTGATGGCCTGGGAGGGCCTGATGGTGTGGCAGCTGGTGCTCGGCTTCGCCTCCTGGCTGCGCGGCCGCGAGGCGCTGACGCCGCTGGAGCGGCGGGCCGGGACCGTGGAGCCGGTCGCGACGGGGCTGAGCCGCACGGCCCTCGTGGTCCCGATCTGCGACGAGGACCCGGAGGCCGTCTTCGCCTACGTCGAGATCGCCCGCCGGTCCATCGCCCGGACGGGCCGCGTCGACGACGTCGACATCCACGTGCTCAGCGACACCCGCCGCCCCGCGGTCGCGGCCGACGAGCACCGGCTCTGGGCGGCGATGCCCGCCGCGCCCGAGCTGCCGGCCGTGTTCTACCGCCACCGCGCGACCAACACGGGCCGCAAGGCCGGCAACGTCATGGAGATGTTCGACCGCACGGGCGACGCCTACGACTTCGCCGTCGTGCTCGACGCCGACAGCCTGATGAGCGGCGCCGCCATCCGCAGGCTGATCCGCCTCATGGAGGAGAACCCGCGGGTCGGCATCGTGCAGACCGTGTCCTACGCCACGGGCCACGAGACGCTGTTCGCGCGCATCCAGCAGTTCGCCGTGCGGCTCTACGCGCCCCTCGCCCTGCGCGGCCTCGACTTCTGGCAGGGCGCGGAAAGCTCCTATTGGGGCCACAACGCCATCCTGCGCGTGGCGCCGTTCCGCGCCCATTGCCGCCTGCCGGTGCTGCCGGGGGTGCCGCCCTTCGGCGGCGAGATCCTGTGCCACGACGTGGTCGAGGCCGCCCTGATGGCGCGCGCCGGCTGGGACACGCGCCTGCTGCCCGAGTTCGACGGCACCTGGGAGGAGATGCCCACCAACACGGTCGACCTGATGGGCCGCGAGCGCCGCTGGTGCCAGGGCAACCTGCAGCACGCGCGCATCCTCGGCCTGCCGGGGCTCAAGTCCGCCAGCCGCGGCCACATCCTGCTCGGCATCGGCGGCTACCTCACGGCGCCGCTGTGGTGGCTGTTCGTGCTCGGCGGCGCCGCGCGGGTGCTGCTCGGGCCGTGGCTCGGCGCCAAGGGCGGGCTCGGGCTGCTCGCCTACGGGGCCACGGAGCGGGGGCCCGCCGCGGCCGGCCTGCTCGCGCTCGCGGCCGTGCTGATCCTGGTGCCCCGCGTGCTCAACCTCGTGCGCGCCTTCGGCGACGCGCGGCTCCGGGCCGAGTTCGGCGGCACCGGGCGCCTCGCCGCCGGCGCCGCGCTGGAGCAGGGGATCTGGCTGCTGCTCGGGCCGCTGCTGTCGCTGGTCAACGCCGGCTTCGTGCTGTGGACCGTGCTCGGCCGCGTCGTGCCCTGGGTGGCGCAGTCGCGCGCCGACCGCCACGTCACGCTCGCCGAGGCCTGGCGCTGCCATTCCACCCAGGTGATGGTCGGCGTCGCCCTGGCGGTCTCGGCCTGGGCGGCCGGCGGCTGGTACGCGCTGTGGCTCGCCCCGAGCTACGTCGGCCTCATCGTGAGCCCCGTCCTCACCTCGGCCTTGAGCCGCGTCGACCTCGGCCGCCTGTCGCACCGCGCGGGCCTGTTCGTCACGGTGGACGACACCGCGCCGGCGCCCGAGATCCTGGAACTCCGGGCCGCGTCCGGCGCCTGA
- the bcsN gene encoding cellulose biosynthesis protein BcsN encodes MSLPRLAPLLASALCLSACAAGSPGPAVGRYPAAGREEAPLASLPAAAGRVVAVRRIPYSNGFGQEIVLDGPRAMSGENRITVEALTSARTGLAGQGAEELKLGPPTDVEIAAEMERALPGVAMHLAPAPERGEDGPIGYAAGAAGRLSCVYAWQYLAPARPLSLFEGAAGTGALPVSVRVRLCREGPAAALVEALRGLRAWRPDGSEPVALRSPAGGDALTEAVGSLPPAPAVEPAPAAAPSVAAPRRRRHRLAAVSRRAVAHLSRTSRRRVPDGSDGLAGVPPLPMPGDIPAAPRPAAPAPRAAAADLGGMPMPR; translated from the coding sequence ATGAGCCTCCCCCGCCTCGCCCCGCTGCTGGCCTCCGCGCTGTGCCTGTCGGCCTGCGCGGCCGGCTCGCCCGGCCCGGCCGTCGGGCGCTACCCCGCGGCGGGCCGGGAGGAGGCGCCGCTGGCGTCCCTGCCGGCCGCGGCGGGCCGCGTCGTGGCGGTGCGGCGGATCCCCTATTCCAACGGCTTCGGCCAGGAGATCGTGCTCGACGGCCCGCGCGCCATGTCGGGCGAGAACCGCATCACCGTGGAAGCCCTCACCTCCGCGCGCACGGGCCTCGCCGGCCAGGGCGCGGAGGAGTTGAAGCTCGGGCCGCCCACCGACGTCGAGATCGCGGCCGAGATGGAGCGCGCCCTGCCCGGCGTGGCGATGCACCTCGCCCCCGCGCCGGAGCGGGGCGAGGACGGGCCGATCGGCTACGCGGCCGGCGCGGCGGGGCGCCTGTCCTGCGTCTACGCCTGGCAATATCTCGCGCCGGCGCGGCCCCTGTCGCTGTTCGAGGGCGCCGCCGGCACCGGCGCGCTGCCCGTGTCGGTCCGGGTGAGGCTGTGCCGCGAGGGACCGGCGGCCGCCCTGGTCGAGGCGCTGCGCGGCCTGCGGGCGTGGCGACCCGACGGGTCGGAGCCCGTCGCGCTCCGGTCGCCCGCGGGCGGCGACGCCCTGACCGAGGCGGTCGGCTCGCTCCCGCCCGCGCCCGCGGTGGAACCCGCCCCAGCCGCCGCCCCGTCCGTCGCCGCGCCGCGCCGGCGGCGCCACCGCCTCGCCGCGGTCTCGCGGCGGGCCGTCGCCCACCTGTCCCGGACCTCGCGCCGGCGCGTCCCGGACGGCTCTGACGGACTCGCGGGCGTGCCGCCGCTGCCGATGCCCGGCGACATCCCGGCCGCGCCGCGACCCGCGGCACCCGCACCGCGGGCCGCCGCGGCGGACCTCGGCGGCATGCCGATGCCGCGCTGA
- the bcsA gene encoding UDP-forming cellulose synthase catalytic subunit: MKVLATAAWALAGLLFLAMACEPVGIQAQFVLGAATVGAMGLIRLLRLDGAWRKVFLALGTGLVLRYLYWRTTSTLPPVSDPVSFACGLTLYLAELYSIGMLFISLFVIADPLDRPPAPRLADEDLPTVDVLVPSYNEDRDLLAVTLAAATALHYPADRLSVHLLDDGGTDQKCDQEDAAAAGAARRRRAELMGLCADLGVTYHTRAKNLHAKAGNMNAALADTDGELVVVFDADHVPMPDFLQETVGHFRRDPRLFLCQTPHFFSNPDPIEKNLATFETMPSENEMFYGVIQRGLDKWNAAFFCGSAAVLRRAALDEVGGFSGLSITEDCETALDLHARGWNSLYVDRPMICGLQPETFASFIGQRSRWCRGMFQIFLLKNPLFKRGLSLAQRVCYLSNMTYWFFPLFRLPFLVAPFLYIWFSLQIYVANVHEFVSYTLIYMVVNVMMQNTMYGKVRWPFVSELYEFTQSIFLCRGLVSVVMNPRKPTFNVTDKGNTLEKDFLSELALPYFAIYGLILLSQVYAAWRFATEPDGGDLMLVVSLWNFLNLLLAGAGLGVVSERRAVAKPLGRPAELAIGTTIVPVKIDAISVRGCTLSAEPGAIPARLGRGTVGILAVPRRPGHPAQTLPVALDGPPGDGIAAFTFPQLKAEHHRLIAATLHPGSEALEAFREKRRNHKSILGGVAAFVRWGLVEPLRGFAFLGRHLAGLRRPEPAVPQAAEPAPARHEPASLDGLKAALGPSAALADEPPYAAVAAR, encoded by the coding sequence CTGGCAGGCCTGCTGTTCTTGGCGATGGCCTGCGAGCCGGTCGGGATCCAGGCGCAGTTCGTGCTCGGCGCCGCGACGGTGGGCGCCATGGGGCTGATCCGCCTGCTGCGGCTCGACGGCGCCTGGCGCAAGGTGTTCCTGGCGCTCGGCACCGGCCTCGTGCTGCGCTACCTGTACTGGCGGACGACCTCGACGCTGCCGCCCGTCAGCGATCCGGTGAGCTTCGCCTGCGGCCTGACGCTCTACCTCGCCGAACTCTACTCGATCGGCATGCTGTTCATCAGCCTGTTCGTGATCGCCGACCCGCTCGACCGGCCGCCGGCGCCCCGGCTCGCCGACGAGGACCTGCCCACCGTCGACGTCCTCGTGCCCTCCTACAACGAGGACCGCGACCTCCTCGCCGTGACGCTGGCCGCCGCCACCGCCCTGCACTACCCCGCCGACCGCCTCAGCGTGCACCTGCTCGACGACGGCGGCACGGACCAAAAGTGCGACCAGGAGGACGCGGCGGCGGCCGGCGCGGCGCGGCGGCGGCGGGCCGAGCTGATGGGGCTCTGCGCCGACCTCGGCGTCACCTACCACACGCGGGCGAAGAACCTGCACGCCAAGGCGGGCAACATGAACGCCGCCCTGGCCGACACGGACGGCGAGCTCGTCGTGGTGTTCGACGCCGACCACGTCCCCATGCCGGACTTCCTGCAGGAAACGGTGGGCCACTTCCGCCGCGACCCGCGGCTGTTCCTGTGCCAGACGCCGCACTTCTTCTCGAACCCCGACCCGATCGAGAAGAACCTCGCCACGTTCGAGACCATGCCGAGCGAGAACGAGATGTTCTACGGCGTGATCCAGCGCGGGCTCGACAAGTGGAACGCGGCCTTCTTCTGCGGCTCGGCGGCGGTGCTGCGCCGCGCGGCGCTCGACGAGGTCGGCGGCTTCTCGGGCCTGTCTATCACGGAGGACTGCGAGACGGCGCTCGACCTCCACGCGCGCGGTTGGAACAGCCTCTACGTCGACCGGCCGATGATCTGCGGCCTGCAGCCGGAAACCTTCGCCTCCTTCATCGGCCAGCGGTCGCGCTGGTGCCGCGGCATGTTCCAGATCTTCCTGCTGAAGAACCCGCTGTTCAAGCGCGGCCTCAGCCTGGCGCAGCGGGTCTGCTACCTCAGCAACATGACCTACTGGTTCTTCCCGCTGTTCCGGCTGCCATTCCTGGTCGCGCCGTTCCTGTACATCTGGTTCTCGCTGCAGATCTACGTCGCCAACGTGCACGAGTTCGTGTCCTACACGCTGATCTACATGGTCGTGAACGTGATGATGCAGAACACCATGTACGGCAAGGTGCGCTGGCCCTTCGTCTCCGAGCTCTACGAGTTCACGCAGTCGATCTTCCTGTGCCGCGGCCTCGTCAGCGTGGTGATGAACCCGCGGAAGCCCACCTTCAACGTCACCGACAAGGGCAACACGCTGGAGAAGGACTTCCTGTCGGAGCTGGCGCTGCCGTATTTCGCCATCTACGGGCTGATCCTCCTGAGCCAGGTCTACGCCGCCTGGCGCTTCGCCACCGAGCCGGACGGCGGCGACCTCATGCTCGTCGTCAGCCTGTGGAACTTCCTGAACCTCCTGCTGGCCGGCGCCGGGCTCGGGGTGGTGTCGGAGCGCCGCGCCGTGGCGAAGCCGCTCGGCCGGCCGGCCGAGCTCGCCATCGGCACCACGATCGTGCCGGTCAAGATCGACGCCATCTCGGTGCGCGGCTGCACCCTGTCGGCGGAGCCCGGCGCCATCCCGGCCCGGCTCGGCCGCGGCACGGTCGGCATCCTGGCCGTGCCGCGGCGCCCCGGCCACCCGGCGCAGACGCTGCCCGTGGCGCTCGACGGCCCGCCCGGCGACGGGATCGCGGCCTTCACCTTCCCGCAGCTCAAGGCCGAGCACCACCGGCTCATCGCCGCGACGCTGCACCCCGGCAGCGAGGCGCTGGAAGCCTTCCGGGAGAAGCGCCGCAACCACAAGTCCATCCTCGGCGGCGTCGCGGCCTTCGTGCGCTGGGGCCTCGTCGAGCCCCTGCGCGGCTTCGCCTTCCTGGGCCGGCACCTGGCCGGGCTGCGGCGGCCCGAACCCGCCGTGCCGCAGGCGGCGGAGCCCGCCCCGGCCCGGCACGAGCCCGCGAGCCTCGACGGCCTCAAGGCGGCGCTCGGCCCGTCGGCGGCCCTGGCGGACGAGCCACCCTACGCCGCGGTGGCGGCCCGGTGA
- a CDS encoding cellulose biosynthesis cyclic di-GMP-binding regulatory protein BcsB has protein sequence MISTLRRRPSVAAALLLGTALSLAGPAGAAPADDADATGTIAPAEPPATPAPLHRLGAGARQLLLSGEADARDYPVYLTAAEARSHAHLHLTITNAVSVMAEASRLRVLVNDVAVSETPIASPRAEDPGVLDIDLPASLLEPGFNAVRLEVQERHRVDCSLAATYELWTQVDPATAGFTFDGLAASSLSDVADLPALPAAEDGTTPMRLVVPKGTDAAALDRLLRAAEAVSLRGRFAHPAVEVASAPADRPGLDIVAGTADDLKRADLGDLVPDDGAPAALRPGATPGYSTLVLSGQGPAEVDAAVASLGGTDASGTPAGLRALALAGGRPVEGGSALTLRDLGVPTQEFSGRLFRTGFDLLLPPDFYPADYGAMTIRLDAAYAAGLDRGSQILVRVNGHDAASLPLGDRAGDAFRRRPVTVPLGSLRPGLNHVSLEAQLATAADAACDAAATVSAAAGAGGKRFALLDSTGVELPAIARIARMPSLSATAAAGFPYAGRKAPGLLYLPHPDADAVSAAATLLSRAAVAAGGPIDARLALGRDVGLKGPALVVAAYADLPPAVIDAAGLDAEAMRGAWSHIEARSAAGARLRDARALAGRPPAPGEAAIGERDGATLFRRWSDDVSAGQWRLNPGALLARLLEKAAGLSSANLPRWGRTEGRVAVTSDMRLAVAQHEAPGGHGDTWTLVLAPTGETLRSSVLAVTAPDLWSQFDGRAATFDPRSDRLATVQAQSDYFVPTATLSPGNVRLIAAGWMSTEIDAYVLGFLLIAGALGAATAAAVKRYGVKP, from the coding sequence GTGATCTCCACCCTCCGCCGCCGGCCGTCCGTCGCCGCCGCGCTCCTGCTCGGCACAGCCCTGTCGCTGGCCGGCCCGGCCGGCGCCGCGCCCGCCGACGATGCCGACGCGACGGGCACCATCGCGCCGGCCGAGCCGCCCGCGACCCCTGCACCGCTGCACCGGCTCGGCGCCGGGGCGCGGCAGCTGCTGCTGTCCGGCGAGGCCGACGCGCGCGACTACCCGGTCTACCTCACGGCCGCCGAGGCGCGCTCCCACGCCCACCTCCACCTCACCATCACCAACGCCGTGTCGGTGATGGCGGAAGCCTCGCGGCTGCGCGTGCTGGTCAACGACGTGGCTGTGTCGGAGACTCCCATCGCCTCGCCCAGGGCCGAGGACCCCGGCGTGCTCGACATCGACCTGCCGGCCTCGCTGCTCGAACCCGGCTTCAACGCCGTGCGCCTCGAGGTGCAGGAGCGCCACCGCGTCGACTGCTCGCTGGCCGCCACCTACGAGCTGTGGACGCAGGTGGACCCCGCCACGGCCGGCTTCACCTTCGACGGGCTCGCCGCCTCCTCGCTGTCCGACGTGGCCGACCTCCCGGCCCTGCCGGCCGCCGAGGACGGCACGACCCCGATGCGGCTCGTGGTGCCGAAGGGCACCGACGCGGCCGCGCTCGACCGGCTGCTGCGCGCCGCCGAGGCGGTGTCGCTGCGCGGCCGCTTCGCCCATCCGGCCGTCGAGGTGGCGTCGGCGCCCGCGGACCGGCCCGGGCTCGACATCGTGGCGGGCACCGCCGACGACCTCAAGCGCGCCGACCTCGGCGACCTCGTGCCCGACGACGGCGCGCCCGCCGCGCTGCGCCCCGGCGCCACGCCCGGCTATTCGACGCTGGTGCTGTCCGGCCAGGGCCCGGCCGAGGTCGACGCCGCGGTGGCCTCCCTGGGAGGGACGGACGCGTCCGGCACGCCGGCCGGCCTGCGCGCGCTGGCCCTCGCCGGAGGCCGGCCCGTCGAGGGCGGCTCGGCGCTGACGCTGCGGGACCTCGGCGTGCCGACCCAGGAGTTCTCGGGACGGCTGTTCCGCACGGGCTTCGACCTGCTGCTGCCGCCCGACTTCTACCCGGCCGACTACGGCGCCATGACGATCCGGCTCGACGCCGCCTACGCGGCCGGGCTCGACCGCGGCAGCCAGATCCTGGTGCGGGTCAACGGGCACGACGCGGCCTCGCTGCCGCTCGGCGACCGCGCCGGCGACGCGTTCCGGCGGCGGCCCGTCACGGTGCCGCTCGGCAGCCTGCGCCCCGGCCTGAACCACGTCTCGCTGGAAGCGCAGCTCGCCACCGCGGCCGACGCGGCCTGCGACGCCGCCGCCACCGTGTCGGCCGCCGCGGGCGCGGGCGGCAAGCGCTTCGCGCTGCTCGACTCGACGGGCGTCGAGCTGCCCGCCATCGCCCGCATCGCCCGCATGCCGAGCCTGTCCGCCACGGCCGCGGCGGGCTTCCCCTACGCGGGGCGGAAGGCGCCCGGCCTGCTCTACCTGCCGCATCCCGACGCCGACGCCGTGTCGGCCGCCGCCACCCTGCTCAGCCGCGCCGCCGTGGCGGCGGGCGGCCCGATCGACGCCCGCCTGGCGCTCGGCCGCGACGTCGGGCTGAAGGGCCCGGCCCTGGTGGTGGCCGCCTACGCGGACCTGCCGCCCGCCGTGATCGACGCGGCCGGGCTCGACGCGGAGGCCATGCGCGGCGCCTGGAGCCACATCGAGGCGCGCTCGGCCGCCGGCGCCCGGCTGCGCGACGCCCGCGCCCTGGCCGGCCGCCCCCCAGCGCCCGGCGAGGCGGCGATCGGCGAACGCGACGGCGCCACGCTGTTCCGCCGCTGGTCCGACGACGTGTCGGCCGGCCAGTGGCGGCTCAACCCCGGCGCCCTCCTGGCGCGCCTGCTCGAGAAGGCGGCCGGGCTCAGCAGCGCCAACCTGCCGCGCTGGGGCCGCACGGAGGGGCGCGTCGCCGTGACCTCCGACATGCGGCTCGCCGTGGCGCAGCACGAGGCGCCGGGCGGCCACGGCGACACCTGGACGCTGGTGCTGGCCCCGACCGGCGAAACGCTGCGCTCCTCCGTGCTGGCCGTGACCGCGCCCGACCTGTGGAGCCAGTTCGACGGCCGCGCCGCGACCTTCGACCCGCGCTCGGACAGGCTCGCGACCGTCCAGGCCCAGTCCGACTACTTCGTGCCCACCGCCACGCTGTCGCCCGGCAACGTCCGGCTGATCGCGGCCGGCTGGATGTCGACCGAGATCGACGCCTACGTGCTCGGCTTCCTGTTGATCGCCGGGGCCCTCGGCGCCGCCACGGCGGCCGCGGTCAAGCGCTATGGGGTGAAGCCGTGA
- a CDS encoding glycosyl hydrolase family 8, giving the protein MSGTTALRRSPSPREGRRTGAARLATILSAAWLCFAAPALAAPQDSAVPKGWTDYKARFVAADGRVVDDANGNVSHSEGQGYAMLLAVAADDGVAFARLWGWTSRELYRRPDGLASWRWMPDAVPHVTDANNATDGDLLIAWALLRAARRWNSPDYRDVSRRIALAVGRSATFTSRFGLALKPGASGFDAAAMADGPVVNLSYWVFPALDALPEVAPEVDWAGLTRTGLALLEASRFGPGDLPTDWVSLKGAPAPAKGFPREFGYNAVRVPLYLAWGGVGTPGLYAPFLRLARDGAAPTTVDVATGLPREPLREAGYRAVFTLAACAAGGEGAPAAPASGPGDHYYPSSLRLLAALAAADRDLRCD; this is encoded by the coding sequence GTGAGCGGGACGACGGCGCTCCGCCGCTCCCCTTCTCCCCGCGAGGGGAGGAGGACGGGCGCCGCCCGCCTCGCCACGATCCTTTCCGCCGCCTGGCTCTGCTTCGCCGCCCCCGCCCTCGCGGCTCCGCAGGACTCCGCCGTGCCGAAGGGTTGGACCGACTACAAGGCGCGCTTCGTGGCCGCGGACGGCCGCGTGGTGGACGACGCCAACGGCAACGTCAGCCACAGCGAGGGCCAGGGCTACGCCATGCTGCTCGCCGTCGCGGCCGACGACGGCGTGGCCTTCGCGCGGCTGTGGGGATGGACGTCCCGCGAGCTGTACCGGCGGCCGGACGGCCTCGCCTCCTGGCGCTGGATGCCCGACGCCGTCCCCCACGTCACCGACGCCAACAACGCCACCGACGGCGACCTCCTGATCGCCTGGGCGCTGCTGCGCGCGGCCCGGCGCTGGAACAGCCCGGACTACCGCGACGTGTCGCGCCGCATCGCCCTCGCGGTGGGCCGGTCCGCGACCTTCACGAGCCGCTTCGGCCTCGCCCTGAAGCCCGGCGCCTCGGGCTTCGACGCCGCCGCCATGGCGGACGGCCCCGTGGTCAACCTGTCCTATTGGGTGTTCCCCGCGCTCGACGCCCTGCCCGAGGTCGCCCCGGAGGTCGACTGGGCGGGTCTGACCCGGACCGGCCTCGCGCTCCTCGAAGCCTCGCGCTTCGGGCCCGGCGACCTGCCCACCGACTGGGTGTCGCTGAAGGGCGCACCGGCGCCCGCCAAGGGCTTCCCGCGCGAGTTCGGCTACAACGCCGTGCGGGTGCCGCTCTACCTCGCCTGGGGCGGGGTCGGCACGCCCGGCCTCTACGCGCCCTTCCTGCGCCTCGCGCGGGACGGCGCCGCGCCCACCACCGTCGACGTCGCGACCGGCCTGCCCCGCGAGCCGCTGCGCGAGGCCGGCTACCGGGCCGTGTTCACCCTCGCGGCCTGCGCGGCTGGCGGCGAGGGTGCGCCCGCCGCCCCGGCGTCCGGGCCAGGCGACCACTATTACCCGAGCTCGCTGCGCCTCCTGGCGGCGCTGGCGGCCGCGGACCGGGACCTCCGATGCGACTGA